In the genome of Siniperca chuatsi isolate FFG_IHB_CAS linkage group LG17, ASM2008510v1, whole genome shotgun sequence, one region contains:
- the sgo1 gene encoding shugoshin 1 isoform X2 — MVRERAQKKSFQQSLEDIKERMKEKRNKRLASASAPSRGRSRMINKSSVVNSTHTILKGVQVNNKALAVGLQAEKEKVRQANAVILQLKREQQALFLHLLLLKRKLKEQEALATKPPNILVEPQHHVDSTRRQRTSQHLDEPIVCKASPICADPQPTEKNAQSESDKQVTLPSTVGVRRRYADRRSRRRSERVQEKRSLIAGSSALIASPIHSDDRNPNRPQQAAEPDLADPVDTEEFQHSTPEPVPPKKNNQQRPSRKQAQQQPRTKPEPTARKPERGRKPERAPLKKPWENPKPRARSKSRDRSATRAKTAPPSQGNKLNTSLGFNDTFDFDCEETVHVTPFRAKTEDNQSTTPISEETQPRGQAQTEASPEVSKLNESSSSSPSSESEDSLYVPQKTRQRQTSPDKTKVITTRRGRPFKVVRQKENIPPKQEISVFRDEESSPKAGEPEKEEAHLHHSPDSSFSNSLDPARSGQENHQESRRGVIEKDCLLPVSPLVEAEMMRIDNVLSNFGDSSCDAPPLLPHHTPQMVRTSKKRGLGVRTAGRGLSLCDVTNLSPAAHHKFSCGGSRPSDARCSTPVPARKRRCTMVVDYKEPTLNAKLRRGDKFTDLQFLRSPIFKQKSGRKSVQKSRNSMSSQQPFEKYNESFVGCR; from the exons ATGGTGAGAGAACGAGCCCAGAAGAAGTCCTTCCAGCAGAGTCTGGAGGACATCAAGGAGAGgatgaaggagaagaggaaCAAACGGCTGGCCAGTGCCTCAGCTCCCAGCAGAGGACGGTCCAGAATGATAAACAAAAGCAGTG TGGTTAACTCCACCCACACCATCCTGAAGGGTGTCCAGGTGAACAACAAGGCGCTGGCTGTAGGTCTGCaagctgaaaaagaaaaagtgcgGCAGGCCAATGCAGTGATCCTGCAGCTTAAAAGGGAGCAACAGGCCCTGTTCCTTCACCTGCTTCTGCTCAAGAGGAAGCTCAAAGAGCAGGAAGCTCTGGCA ACTAAACCTCCAAACATCCTTGTTGAACCCCAACACCATGTGGATTCTACAAg GAGACAGCGGACCAGCCAGCACCTTGATGAGCCCATTGTGTGCAAAGCCTCCCCAATTTGTGCag ACCCTCAGCCCACTGAAAAGAATGCACAATCTGAAAGTGACAAGCAGGTTACCTTGCCGTCTACAGTGGGTGTGAGGCGTCGCTATGCAGACagaagaagcaggaggaggtCTGAGCGTGTGCAAGAAAAGAGGTCGTTGATCGCAGGCTCGAGTGCTTTAATAGCAAGTCCTATTCACAGTGACGATAGAAATCCAAATCGGCCACAGCAAGCAGCAGAACCAGATTTAGCAGACCCTGTTGACACTGAGGAGTTTCAACATTCTACTCCTGAACCTGTcccacccaaaaaaaacaaccagcaGCGGCCCAGCAGGAAACAAGCCCAGCAGCAGCCCCGCACCAAACCCGAACCGACTGCACGGAAACCAGAGAGAGGTCGAAAACCAGAGCGTGCCCCATTAAAGAAACCTTGGGAGAATCCCAAACCCAGAGCCCGCTCCAAGAGTCGGGACCGGTCAGCCACACGGGCCAAAACGGCACCTCCATCACAGGGGAACAAACTCAACACCTCACTGGGATTTAATGACACGTTTGACTTTGACTGTGAAGAGACGGTTCACGTCACACCGTTCAGGGCCAAGACAGAGGACAATCAGTCGACCACGCCCATCAGCGAAGAGACTCAACCAAGAGGACAAGCCCAAACTGAAGCTTCACCTGAGGTTTCCAAACTGAATGAGTCCAgctcatcatcaccatcttcaGAATCAGAGGACAGCCTTTATGTCCCACAGAAGaccagacagagacagacttcCCCTGACAAGACCAAAGTGATCACCACTCGTAGAGGCCGGCCCTTTAAAGTcgtcagacagaaagaaaacatccCTCCAAAACAAGAGATCTCTG TCTTTAGAGATGAGGAGTCAAGTCCTAAGGCTGGAGAGCCTGAAAAGGAAGAAGCTCATCTCCATCACTCCCCTGACTCTAGCTTCTCTAACAGCCTTGACCCAGCGAGGTCGGGACAGGAAAATCACCAAG AATCTCGCAGAGGGGTTATTGAGAAGGACTGCTTGCTCCCCGTCAGCCCTCTGGTTGAAGCTGAGATGATGAGAATAGACAACGTCCTGTCCAATTTTGGAGATTCCTCCTGTGACGCACCCCCACTTTTACCACACCACACGCCCCAGATGGTCCGGACGAGCAAGAAAC GTGGGCTTGGTGTAAGGACAGCGGGGCGGGGCTTGAGTCTGTGTGATGTGACCAATCTGTCCCCTGCAGCTCATCACAAGTTCTCCTGTGGTGGCTCACGTCCCTCTGATGCCCGATGCTCCACCCCTGTTCCTGCTCGCAAGCGCCGCTGCACCATGGTGGTGGACTACAAGGAACCCACGCTAAATGC GAAACTTCGGCGTGGAGACAAGTTCACAGACTTGCAGTTCCTCCGCTCACCTATTTTCAAGCAGAAGTCTGGCAGGAAGTCTGTGCAGAAATCAAGAAATTCCATGAGCAGCCAGCAGCCATTTGAGAAGTACAATGAGTCATTTGTTGGATGTCGCTGA
- the sgo1 gene encoding shugoshin 1 isoform X3 produces MVRERAQKKSFQQSLEDIKERMKEKRNKRLASASAPSRGRSRMINKSSVVNSTHTILKGVQVNNKALAVGLQAEKEKVRQANAVILQLKREQQALFLHLLLLKRKLKEQEALAVSASQTKPPNILVEPQHHVDSTRRQRTSQHLDEPIVCKASPICADPQPTEKNAQSESDKQVTLPSTVGVRRRYADRRSRRRSERVQEKRSLIAGSSALIASPIHSDDRNPNRPQQAAEPDLADPVDTEEFQHSTPEPVPPKKNNQQRPSRKQAQQQPRTKPEPTARKPERGRKPERAPLKKPWENPKPRARSKSRDRSATRAKTAPPSQGNKLNTSLGFNDTFDFDCEETVHVTPFRAKTEDNQSTTPISEETQPRGQAQTEASPEVSKLNESSSSSPSSESEDSLYVPQKTRQRQTSPDKTKVITTRRGRPFKVVRQKENIPPKQEISVFRDEESSPKAGEPEKEEAHLHHSPDSSFSNSLDPARSGQENHQESRRGVIEKDCLLPVSPLVEAEMMRIDNVLSNFGDSSCDAPPLLPHHTPQMVRTSKKPHHKFSCGGSRPSDARCSTPVPARKRRCTMVVDYKEPTLNAKLRRGDKFTDLQFLRSPIFKQKSGRKSVQKSRNSMSSQQPFEKYNESFVGCR; encoded by the exons ATGGTGAGAGAACGAGCCCAGAAGAAGTCCTTCCAGCAGAGTCTGGAGGACATCAAGGAGAGgatgaaggagaagaggaaCAAACGGCTGGCCAGTGCCTCAGCTCCCAGCAGAGGACGGTCCAGAATGATAAACAAAAGCAGTG TGGTTAACTCCACCCACACCATCCTGAAGGGTGTCCAGGTGAACAACAAGGCGCTGGCTGTAGGTCTGCaagctgaaaaagaaaaagtgcgGCAGGCCAATGCAGTGATCCTGCAGCTTAAAAGGGAGCAACAGGCCCTGTTCCTTCACCTGCTTCTGCTCAAGAGGAAGCTCAAAGAGCAGGAAGCTCTGGCAGTGAGTGCTTCACAG ACTAAACCTCCAAACATCCTTGTTGAACCCCAACACCATGTGGATTCTACAAg GAGACAGCGGACCAGCCAGCACCTTGATGAGCCCATTGTGTGCAAAGCCTCCCCAATTTGTGCag ACCCTCAGCCCACTGAAAAGAATGCACAATCTGAAAGTGACAAGCAGGTTACCTTGCCGTCTACAGTGGGTGTGAGGCGTCGCTATGCAGACagaagaagcaggaggaggtCTGAGCGTGTGCAAGAAAAGAGGTCGTTGATCGCAGGCTCGAGTGCTTTAATAGCAAGTCCTATTCACAGTGACGATAGAAATCCAAATCGGCCACAGCAAGCAGCAGAACCAGATTTAGCAGACCCTGTTGACACTGAGGAGTTTCAACATTCTACTCCTGAACCTGTcccacccaaaaaaaacaaccagcaGCGGCCCAGCAGGAAACAAGCCCAGCAGCAGCCCCGCACCAAACCCGAACCGACTGCACGGAAACCAGAGAGAGGTCGAAAACCAGAGCGTGCCCCATTAAAGAAACCTTGGGAGAATCCCAAACCCAGAGCCCGCTCCAAGAGTCGGGACCGGTCAGCCACACGGGCCAAAACGGCACCTCCATCACAGGGGAACAAACTCAACACCTCACTGGGATTTAATGACACGTTTGACTTTGACTGTGAAGAGACGGTTCACGTCACACCGTTCAGGGCCAAGACAGAGGACAATCAGTCGACCACGCCCATCAGCGAAGAGACTCAACCAAGAGGACAAGCCCAAACTGAAGCTTCACCTGAGGTTTCCAAACTGAATGAGTCCAgctcatcatcaccatcttcaGAATCAGAGGACAGCCTTTATGTCCCACAGAAGaccagacagagacagacttcCCCTGACAAGACCAAAGTGATCACCACTCGTAGAGGCCGGCCCTTTAAAGTcgtcagacagaaagaaaacatccCTCCAAAACAAGAGATCTCTG TCTTTAGAGATGAGGAGTCAAGTCCTAAGGCTGGAGAGCCTGAAAAGGAAGAAGCTCATCTCCATCACTCCCCTGACTCTAGCTTCTCTAACAGCCTTGACCCAGCGAGGTCGGGACAGGAAAATCACCAAG AATCTCGCAGAGGGGTTATTGAGAAGGACTGCTTGCTCCCCGTCAGCCCTCTGGTTGAAGCTGAGATGATGAGAATAGACAACGTCCTGTCCAATTTTGGAGATTCCTCCTGTGACGCACCCCCACTTTTACCACACCACACGCCCCAGATGGTCCGGACGAGCAAGAAAC CTCATCACAAGTTCTCCTGTGGTGGCTCACGTCCCTCTGATGCCCGATGCTCCACCCCTGTTCCTGCTCGCAAGCGCCGCTGCACCATGGTGGTGGACTACAAGGAACCCACGCTAAATGC GAAACTTCGGCGTGGAGACAAGTTCACAGACTTGCAGTTCCTCCGCTCACCTATTTTCAAGCAGAAGTCTGGCAGGAAGTCTGTGCAGAAATCAAGAAATTCCATGAGCAGCCAGCAGCCATTTGAGAAGTACAATGAGTCATTTGTTGGATGTCGCTGA
- the sgo1 gene encoding shugoshin 1 isoform X1, whose product MVRERAQKKSFQQSLEDIKERMKEKRNKRLASASAPSRGRSRMINKSSVVNSTHTILKGVQVNNKALAVGLQAEKEKVRQANAVILQLKREQQALFLHLLLLKRKLKEQEALAVSASQTKPPNILVEPQHHVDSTRRQRTSQHLDEPIVCKASPICADPQPTEKNAQSESDKQVTLPSTVGVRRRYADRRSRRRSERVQEKRSLIAGSSALIASPIHSDDRNPNRPQQAAEPDLADPVDTEEFQHSTPEPVPPKKNNQQRPSRKQAQQQPRTKPEPTARKPERGRKPERAPLKKPWENPKPRARSKSRDRSATRAKTAPPSQGNKLNTSLGFNDTFDFDCEETVHVTPFRAKTEDNQSTTPISEETQPRGQAQTEASPEVSKLNESSSSSPSSESEDSLYVPQKTRQRQTSPDKTKVITTRRGRPFKVVRQKENIPPKQEISVFRDEESSPKAGEPEKEEAHLHHSPDSSFSNSLDPARSGQENHQESRRGVIEKDCLLPVSPLVEAEMMRIDNVLSNFGDSSCDAPPLLPHHTPQMVRTSKKRGLGVRTAGRGLSLCDVTNLSPAAHHKFSCGGSRPSDARCSTPVPARKRRCTMVVDYKEPTLNAKLRRGDKFTDLQFLRSPIFKQKSGRKSVQKSRNSMSSQQPFEKYNESFVGCR is encoded by the exons ATGGTGAGAGAACGAGCCCAGAAGAAGTCCTTCCAGCAGAGTCTGGAGGACATCAAGGAGAGgatgaaggagaagaggaaCAAACGGCTGGCCAGTGCCTCAGCTCCCAGCAGAGGACGGTCCAGAATGATAAACAAAAGCAGTG TGGTTAACTCCACCCACACCATCCTGAAGGGTGTCCAGGTGAACAACAAGGCGCTGGCTGTAGGTCTGCaagctgaaaaagaaaaagtgcgGCAGGCCAATGCAGTGATCCTGCAGCTTAAAAGGGAGCAACAGGCCCTGTTCCTTCACCTGCTTCTGCTCAAGAGGAAGCTCAAAGAGCAGGAAGCTCTGGCAGTGAGTGCTTCACAG ACTAAACCTCCAAACATCCTTGTTGAACCCCAACACCATGTGGATTCTACAAg GAGACAGCGGACCAGCCAGCACCTTGATGAGCCCATTGTGTGCAAAGCCTCCCCAATTTGTGCag ACCCTCAGCCCACTGAAAAGAATGCACAATCTGAAAGTGACAAGCAGGTTACCTTGCCGTCTACAGTGGGTGTGAGGCGTCGCTATGCAGACagaagaagcaggaggaggtCTGAGCGTGTGCAAGAAAAGAGGTCGTTGATCGCAGGCTCGAGTGCTTTAATAGCAAGTCCTATTCACAGTGACGATAGAAATCCAAATCGGCCACAGCAAGCAGCAGAACCAGATTTAGCAGACCCTGTTGACACTGAGGAGTTTCAACATTCTACTCCTGAACCTGTcccacccaaaaaaaacaaccagcaGCGGCCCAGCAGGAAACAAGCCCAGCAGCAGCCCCGCACCAAACCCGAACCGACTGCACGGAAACCAGAGAGAGGTCGAAAACCAGAGCGTGCCCCATTAAAGAAACCTTGGGAGAATCCCAAACCCAGAGCCCGCTCCAAGAGTCGGGACCGGTCAGCCACACGGGCCAAAACGGCACCTCCATCACAGGGGAACAAACTCAACACCTCACTGGGATTTAATGACACGTTTGACTTTGACTGTGAAGAGACGGTTCACGTCACACCGTTCAGGGCCAAGACAGAGGACAATCAGTCGACCACGCCCATCAGCGAAGAGACTCAACCAAGAGGACAAGCCCAAACTGAAGCTTCACCTGAGGTTTCCAAACTGAATGAGTCCAgctcatcatcaccatcttcaGAATCAGAGGACAGCCTTTATGTCCCACAGAAGaccagacagagacagacttcCCCTGACAAGACCAAAGTGATCACCACTCGTAGAGGCCGGCCCTTTAAAGTcgtcagacagaaagaaaacatccCTCCAAAACAAGAGATCTCTG TCTTTAGAGATGAGGAGTCAAGTCCTAAGGCTGGAGAGCCTGAAAAGGAAGAAGCTCATCTCCATCACTCCCCTGACTCTAGCTTCTCTAACAGCCTTGACCCAGCGAGGTCGGGACAGGAAAATCACCAAG AATCTCGCAGAGGGGTTATTGAGAAGGACTGCTTGCTCCCCGTCAGCCCTCTGGTTGAAGCTGAGATGATGAGAATAGACAACGTCCTGTCCAATTTTGGAGATTCCTCCTGTGACGCACCCCCACTTTTACCACACCACACGCCCCAGATGGTCCGGACGAGCAAGAAAC GTGGGCTTGGTGTAAGGACAGCGGGGCGGGGCTTGAGTCTGTGTGATGTGACCAATCTGTCCCCTGCAGCTCATCACAAGTTCTCCTGTGGTGGCTCACGTCCCTCTGATGCCCGATGCTCCACCCCTGTTCCTGCTCGCAAGCGCCGCTGCACCATGGTGGTGGACTACAAGGAACCCACGCTAAATGC GAAACTTCGGCGTGGAGACAAGTTCACAGACTTGCAGTTCCTCCGCTCACCTATTTTCAAGCAGAAGTCTGGCAGGAAGTCTGTGCAGAAATCAAGAAATTCCATGAGCAGCCAGCAGCCATTTGAGAAGTACAATGAGTCATTTGTTGGATGTCGCTGA